Proteins from a genomic interval of Euwallacea similis isolate ESF13 chromosome 33, ESF131.1, whole genome shotgun sequence:
- the Ehbp1 gene encoding EH domain-binding protein 1 isoform X1, whose translation MQSCVGLEGRNMGSVWKRLQRVNKRAAKFQFTVSYHQLCVDFTSKWQPHRLSLVWSRRSRRVTSNPVSWEPTLQNPYKGLVVWPVPENHQVAITLFKDPRTNELEDKDWTFIIEDVPTAGKRRQLATAHLNMRKYASVESSQVEIQIMFKPTTKKITGAKLDLTLSCVFLREGRATDEDMQSMASLMSVNNNSDDIAPLDDVDDDDYSQNDNVMQKSLHEVTHVVQQMTNSLSGSDFASTPMSINSVQSLSRDDKTPVVETIFSPLTDKTKLVKALPAPRPSDFLEPERDVYSETCSELLEQLEDVEEEEPVEKSTLPKVTSFIPKADVMTHSSKKEENVGGKIATNLPPLELNKDLIETPKSQQKSTTPGQDLLEWCKEMTKDYPGVKVTNLTTSWRNGMAFCALIHHFKSDLIDFHALSPHDIKANCKTAFDAGDKLGIPRVIEPSDMHMLAVPDKLAVMTYLHQLRAHFTGHQLEVQQIGRTSDESNYVIGKFNTDKDTDITKQVFGQEIINLRKSKQGRKSLEREMNIANKEEGKGDASKLNLPLKITTEPLPYKEQSPTAVKEGFFGGSKGLINKVSSPTKEKSPPQCPKKQDDKKEVLKPILMTRREFSDPFGSDEEEEASPTSTKVNGDINGSSSSTESKDKEDVFADLPKPNFQILMRHSEQQERARALLEQVKKNGSTPTSPSKMEDERQSQLRQRARRLLAEARRGSGPTTEIIRVSPESIKAYTEAEEKLDRLGEEIEHLERQSSTGSEKNGNIFSEVPISKIEEYSKKFSPANSIDRTDRITPDKLPDDLGLKEMGIDVHSWIDKEMEDLEREQGAIDEQAAQLEKQLRSVMESGNSNGEEEALMAKWFMFVNKKNALLRRQMQLNILEKEADYETRYKMLNEELRQIASIEDWKKTEEQRTREQVLLDELVQIVNKRDELVHHLDSQEKAIEDDEIIEKDLSHIELPAKDTNCVIS comes from the exons ATGCAGTCTTGCGTGGGATTAGAGGGCCGAAATATGGGCTCAGTGTGGAAACGACTGCAACGGGTTAATAAGCGAGCTGCCAAGTTTCAGTTTACTGTCTCCTATCATCAGCTGTGTGTAGATTTTACCTCAAAGTG GCAACCTCATCGCTTATCACTAGTATGGTCTCGAAGATCAAGAAGAGTGACCTCGAATCCTGTTTCCTGGGAACCAACTCTGCAAAATCCTTATAAAGGTCTGGTGGTTTGGCCAGTTCCAGAGAACCACCAAGTCGCCATTACCCTATTCAAGGACCCCAGAACTAATGAGCTGGAAGACAAAGATTGGACGTTTATTATTGAAGAT GTGCCCACTGCAGGAAAACGCAGGCAATTAGCCACGGCTCACCTAAACATGCGCAAATACGCCAGTGTGGAGTCCTCTCAGGTAGAGATCCAGATAATGTTCAAGCcgactacaaaaaaaattactggcGCCAAATTGGACTTGACCCTGTCCTGTGTGTTCCTACGGGAAGGAAGGGCGAC ggACGAGGACATGCAATCAATGGCGTCATTAATGTCAGTCAATAACAACAGCGATGACATAGCGCCTTTGGATGATGTTGACGACGACGATTATTCGCAAAACGACAATGTAATGCAGAAAAGTTTACACGAAGTTACCCACGTGGTGCAGCAGATGACCAACTCGTTGAGCGGGTCTGATTTTGCCAGTACCCCCATGAGCA TAAATAGCGTGCAATCTCTTTCGAGAGACGACAAGACCCCAGTGGTGGAAACCATCTTCTCACCTCTAACGGACAAAACGAAATTAGTCAAGGCATTGCCGGCACCCAGACCTTCGGATTTTCTAGAGCCCGAAAGGGATGTTTATTCGGAAACGTGTTCCGAACTCTTGGAGCAATTGGAGGATGTGGAGGAAGAGGAGCCAGTAGAGAAGTCAACTTTACCAAAAGTTACCAGTTTTATCCCTAAGGCGGATGTGATGACTCATAGCAGTAAAAAGGAGGAGAATGTAGGAGGGAAGATAGCGACGAATTTGCCGCCATTGGAGTTGAATAAGGACCTGATTGAGACGCCCAAGAGTCAGCAGAAATCGACTACACCAG gtCAGGATCTTCTTGAATGGTGTAAAGAAATGACGAAAGATTACCCCGGTGTCAAAGTTACCAATTTGACTACGAGTTGGCGGAATGGAATGGCTTTTTGCGCCCTCATCCACCATTTTAAATCCGATTTAAT agaCTTTCACGCACTATCACCTCATGACATTAAAGCCAACTGCAAAACTGCCTTTGATGCGGGTGATAAATTGGGAATTCCCAGGGTTATCGAACCTTCGGACATGCATATGTTAGCTG TTCCCGATAAACTGGCCGTAATGACATATCTACACCAACTTCGAGCCCATTTCACAGGGCATCAACTGGAAGTCCAGCAAATCGGCCGTACTTCAGACGAAAGCAACTATGTTATTGGCAAATTTAACACCGATAAAGACACGGATATCACGAAACAAGTGTTCGGACAGGAAATTATTAATCTCAGGAAGTCAAAGCAAGGACGCAAGTCTTTGGAGAGGGAGATGAACATTGCTAATAAGGAAGAAGGAAAGGGAGATGCATCTAAGTTGAACTTGCCATTGAAAATTACTACAGAACCTTTGCCCTATAAAGAACAATCGCCTACTGCCGTTAAAGAGGGCTTCTTTGGGGGATCTAAGGGTTTAATAAACAAG gtGTCCTCGCCTACAAAAGAGAAGTCGCCACCTCAATGTCCGAAAAAGCAAGACGACAAGAAAGAAGTCCTAAAGCCTATTTTAATGACCCGCAGGGAATTTTCCGACCCTTTCGGATCAGACGAAGAAGAGGAAGCTTCACCCACTAGCACAAAAGTAAATGGCGACATTAATGGTTCTTCAAGTAGCACCGAAAGCAAGGATAAGGAAGATGTATTCGCGGACCTTCCAAAGCCAAACTTC CAAATCCTGATGCGACATTCGGAGCAACAGGAAAGGGCCCGAGCACTGCTGGAACAGGTCAAAAAGAACGGGTCCACTCCCACATCACCGAGTAAG ATGGAAGACGAAAGGCAGAGTCAGCTTCGCCAACGAGCGAGGCGATTGCTAGCTGAGGCGAGGAGAGGATCGGGGCCTACTACGGAAATCATCAGGGTTAGTCCGGAATCCATTAAAGCGTACACGGAAGCTGAGGAGAAATTAGATAGGTTAGGCGAAGAAATTGAACATTTGGAAAGGCAGAGTAGTACAG GGTCCGAAAAGAATGGGAATATTTTCTCAGAAGTACCTATAAGTAAAATCGAGGaatattcaaagaaatttagtCCAGCTAATAGCATCGATAGAACAGATCGAATAACGCCCGACAAGTTGCCAGACGATTTAGgtttaaaagaa ATGGGTATTGACGTCCATTCCTGGATAGACAAAGAAATGGAAGACTTGGAACGTGAACAAGGTGCCATCGACGAACAAGCGGCCCAGCTGGAAAAGCAGTTGAGGTCGGTGATGGAATCGGGTAACAGTAACGGGGAAGAGGAAGCCTTGATGGCGAAATGGTTTATGTTCGTCAATAAAAAGAATGCTCTTCTCAGAAGGCAGATGcaacttaatatttt GGAGAAAGAAGCCGACTATGAAACGCGCTACAAAATGCTGAACGAAGAATTAAGACAGATCGCTTCAATTGAGGATTGGAAGAAGACTGAAGAGCAACGGACAAGAGAACAGGTGCTTTTGGACGAACTTGTTCAGATTGTTAATAAGAGGGATGAATTGGTTCATCACTTGGATAGTCAGGAAAAAGC tatcGAAGACGATGAAATCATAGAAAAAGACCTGTCACACATAGAACTTCCCGCAAAGGATACGAATTGTGTTATCTCTTAA
- the Ehbp1 gene encoding EH domain-binding protein 1 isoform X3, which yields MQSCVGLEGRNMGSVWKRLQRVNKRAAKFQFTVSYHQLCVDFTSKWQPHRLSLVWSRRSRRVTSNPVSWEPTLQNPYKGLVVWPVPENHQVAITLFKDPRTNELEDKDWTFIIEDVPTAGKRRQLATAHLNMRKYASVESSQVEIQIMFKPTTKKITGAKLDLTLSCVFLREGRATDEDMQSMASLMSVNNNSDDIAPLDDVDDDDYSQNDNVMQKSLHEVTHVVQQMTNSLSGSDFASTPMSINSVQSLSRDDKTPVVETIFSPLTDKTKLVKALPAPRPSDFLEPERDVYSETCSELLEQLEDVEEEEPVEKSTLPKVTSFIPKADVMTHSSKKEENVGGKIATNLPPLELNKDLIETPKSQQKSTTPGQDLLEWCKEMTKDYPGVKVTNLTTSWRNGMAFCALIHHFKSDLIDFHALSPHDIKANCKTAFDAGDKLGIPRVIEPSDMHMLAVPDKLAVMTYLHQLRAHFTGHQLEVQQIGRTSDESNYVIGKFNTDKDTDITKQVFGQEIINLRKSKQGRKSLEREMNIANKEEGKGDASKLNLPLKITTEPLPYKEQSPTAVKEGFFGGSKGLINKVSSPTKEKSPPQCPKKQDDKKEVLKPILMTRREFSDPFGSDEEEEASPTSTKVNGDINGSSSSTESKDKEDVFADLPKPNFMEDERQSQLRQRARRLLAEARRGSGPTTEIIRVSPESIKAYTEAEEKLDRLGEEIEHLERQSSTGSEKNGNIFSEVPISKIEEYSKKFSPANSIDRTDRITPDKLPDDLGLKEMGIDVHSWIDKEMEDLEREQGAIDEQAAQLEKQLRSVMESGNSNGEEEALMAKWFMFVNKKNALLRRQMQLNILEKEADYETRYKMLNEELRQIASIEDWKKTEEQRTREQVLLDELVQIVNKRDELVHHLDSQEKAIEDDEIIEKDLSHIELPAKDTNCVIS from the exons ATGCAGTCTTGCGTGGGATTAGAGGGCCGAAATATGGGCTCAGTGTGGAAACGACTGCAACGGGTTAATAAGCGAGCTGCCAAGTTTCAGTTTACTGTCTCCTATCATCAGCTGTGTGTAGATTTTACCTCAAAGTG GCAACCTCATCGCTTATCACTAGTATGGTCTCGAAGATCAAGAAGAGTGACCTCGAATCCTGTTTCCTGGGAACCAACTCTGCAAAATCCTTATAAAGGTCTGGTGGTTTGGCCAGTTCCAGAGAACCACCAAGTCGCCATTACCCTATTCAAGGACCCCAGAACTAATGAGCTGGAAGACAAAGATTGGACGTTTATTATTGAAGAT GTGCCCACTGCAGGAAAACGCAGGCAATTAGCCACGGCTCACCTAAACATGCGCAAATACGCCAGTGTGGAGTCCTCTCAGGTAGAGATCCAGATAATGTTCAAGCcgactacaaaaaaaattactggcGCCAAATTGGACTTGACCCTGTCCTGTGTGTTCCTACGGGAAGGAAGGGCGAC ggACGAGGACATGCAATCAATGGCGTCATTAATGTCAGTCAATAACAACAGCGATGACATAGCGCCTTTGGATGATGTTGACGACGACGATTATTCGCAAAACGACAATGTAATGCAGAAAAGTTTACACGAAGTTACCCACGTGGTGCAGCAGATGACCAACTCGTTGAGCGGGTCTGATTTTGCCAGTACCCCCATGAGCA TAAATAGCGTGCAATCTCTTTCGAGAGACGACAAGACCCCAGTGGTGGAAACCATCTTCTCACCTCTAACGGACAAAACGAAATTAGTCAAGGCATTGCCGGCACCCAGACCTTCGGATTTTCTAGAGCCCGAAAGGGATGTTTATTCGGAAACGTGTTCCGAACTCTTGGAGCAATTGGAGGATGTGGAGGAAGAGGAGCCAGTAGAGAAGTCAACTTTACCAAAAGTTACCAGTTTTATCCCTAAGGCGGATGTGATGACTCATAGCAGTAAAAAGGAGGAGAATGTAGGAGGGAAGATAGCGACGAATTTGCCGCCATTGGAGTTGAATAAGGACCTGATTGAGACGCCCAAGAGTCAGCAGAAATCGACTACACCAG gtCAGGATCTTCTTGAATGGTGTAAAGAAATGACGAAAGATTACCCCGGTGTCAAAGTTACCAATTTGACTACGAGTTGGCGGAATGGAATGGCTTTTTGCGCCCTCATCCACCATTTTAAATCCGATTTAAT agaCTTTCACGCACTATCACCTCATGACATTAAAGCCAACTGCAAAACTGCCTTTGATGCGGGTGATAAATTGGGAATTCCCAGGGTTATCGAACCTTCGGACATGCATATGTTAGCTG TTCCCGATAAACTGGCCGTAATGACATATCTACACCAACTTCGAGCCCATTTCACAGGGCATCAACTGGAAGTCCAGCAAATCGGCCGTACTTCAGACGAAAGCAACTATGTTATTGGCAAATTTAACACCGATAAAGACACGGATATCACGAAACAAGTGTTCGGACAGGAAATTATTAATCTCAGGAAGTCAAAGCAAGGACGCAAGTCTTTGGAGAGGGAGATGAACATTGCTAATAAGGAAGAAGGAAAGGGAGATGCATCTAAGTTGAACTTGCCATTGAAAATTACTACAGAACCTTTGCCCTATAAAGAACAATCGCCTACTGCCGTTAAAGAGGGCTTCTTTGGGGGATCTAAGGGTTTAATAAACAAG gtGTCCTCGCCTACAAAAGAGAAGTCGCCACCTCAATGTCCGAAAAAGCAAGACGACAAGAAAGAAGTCCTAAAGCCTATTTTAATGACCCGCAGGGAATTTTCCGACCCTTTCGGATCAGACGAAGAAGAGGAAGCTTCACCCACTAGCACAAAAGTAAATGGCGACATTAATGGTTCTTCAAGTAGCACCGAAAGCAAGGATAAGGAAGATGTATTCGCGGACCTTCCAAAGCCAAACTTC ATGGAAGACGAAAGGCAGAGTCAGCTTCGCCAACGAGCGAGGCGATTGCTAGCTGAGGCGAGGAGAGGATCGGGGCCTACTACGGAAATCATCAGGGTTAGTCCGGAATCCATTAAAGCGTACACGGAAGCTGAGGAGAAATTAGATAGGTTAGGCGAAGAAATTGAACATTTGGAAAGGCAGAGTAGTACAG GGTCCGAAAAGAATGGGAATATTTTCTCAGAAGTACCTATAAGTAAAATCGAGGaatattcaaagaaatttagtCCAGCTAATAGCATCGATAGAACAGATCGAATAACGCCCGACAAGTTGCCAGACGATTTAGgtttaaaagaa ATGGGTATTGACGTCCATTCCTGGATAGACAAAGAAATGGAAGACTTGGAACGTGAACAAGGTGCCATCGACGAACAAGCGGCCCAGCTGGAAAAGCAGTTGAGGTCGGTGATGGAATCGGGTAACAGTAACGGGGAAGAGGAAGCCTTGATGGCGAAATGGTTTATGTTCGTCAATAAAAAGAATGCTCTTCTCAGAAGGCAGATGcaacttaatatttt GGAGAAAGAAGCCGACTATGAAACGCGCTACAAAATGCTGAACGAAGAATTAAGACAGATCGCTTCAATTGAGGATTGGAAGAAGACTGAAGAGCAACGGACAAGAGAACAGGTGCTTTTGGACGAACTTGTTCAGATTGTTAATAAGAGGGATGAATTGGTTCATCACTTGGATAGTCAGGAAAAAGC tatcGAAGACGATGAAATCATAGAAAAAGACCTGTCACACATAGAACTTCCCGCAAAGGATACGAATTGTGTTATCTCTTAA
- the Ehbp1 gene encoding EH domain-binding protein 1 isoform X2 produces the protein MGSVWKRLQRVNKRAAKFQFTVSYHQLCVDFTSKWQPHRLSLVWSRRSRRVTSNPVSWEPTLQNPYKGLVVWPVPENHQVAITLFKDPRTNELEDKDWTFIIEDVPTAGKRRQLATAHLNMRKYASVESSQVEIQIMFKPTTKKITGAKLDLTLSCVFLREGRATDEDMQSMASLMSVNNNSDDIAPLDDVDDDDYSQNDNVMQKSLHEVTHVVQQMTNSLSGSDFASTPMSINSVQSLSRDDKTPVVETIFSPLTDKTKLVKALPAPRPSDFLEPERDVYSETCSELLEQLEDVEEEEPVEKSTLPKVTSFIPKADVMTHSSKKEENVGGKIATNLPPLELNKDLIETPKSQQKSTTPGQDLLEWCKEMTKDYPGVKVTNLTTSWRNGMAFCALIHHFKSDLIDFHALSPHDIKANCKTAFDAGDKLGIPRVIEPSDMHMLAVPDKLAVMTYLHQLRAHFTGHQLEVQQIGRTSDESNYVIGKFNTDKDTDITKQVFGQEIINLRKSKQGRKSLEREMNIANKEEGKGDASKLNLPLKITTEPLPYKEQSPTAVKEGFFGGSKGLINKVSSPTKEKSPPQCPKKQDDKKEVLKPILMTRREFSDPFGSDEEEEASPTSTKVNGDINGSSSSTESKDKEDVFADLPKPNFQILMRHSEQQERARALLEQVKKNGSTPTSPSKMEDERQSQLRQRARRLLAEARRGSGPTTEIIRVSPESIKAYTEAEEKLDRLGEEIEHLERQSSTGSEKNGNIFSEVPISKIEEYSKKFSPANSIDRTDRITPDKLPDDLGLKEMGIDVHSWIDKEMEDLEREQGAIDEQAAQLEKQLRSVMESGNSNGEEEALMAKWFMFVNKKNALLRRQMQLNILEKEADYETRYKMLNEELRQIASIEDWKKTEEQRTREQVLLDELVQIVNKRDELVHHLDSQEKAIEDDEIIEKDLSHIELPAKDTNCVIS, from the exons ATGGGCTCAGTGTGGAAACGACTGCAACGGGTTAATAAGCGAGCTGCCAAGTTTCAGTTTACTGTCTCCTATCATCAGCTGTGTGTAGATTTTACCTCAAAGTG GCAACCTCATCGCTTATCACTAGTATGGTCTCGAAGATCAAGAAGAGTGACCTCGAATCCTGTTTCCTGGGAACCAACTCTGCAAAATCCTTATAAAGGTCTGGTGGTTTGGCCAGTTCCAGAGAACCACCAAGTCGCCATTACCCTATTCAAGGACCCCAGAACTAATGAGCTGGAAGACAAAGATTGGACGTTTATTATTGAAGAT GTGCCCACTGCAGGAAAACGCAGGCAATTAGCCACGGCTCACCTAAACATGCGCAAATACGCCAGTGTGGAGTCCTCTCAGGTAGAGATCCAGATAATGTTCAAGCcgactacaaaaaaaattactggcGCCAAATTGGACTTGACCCTGTCCTGTGTGTTCCTACGGGAAGGAAGGGCGAC ggACGAGGACATGCAATCAATGGCGTCATTAATGTCAGTCAATAACAACAGCGATGACATAGCGCCTTTGGATGATGTTGACGACGACGATTATTCGCAAAACGACAATGTAATGCAGAAAAGTTTACACGAAGTTACCCACGTGGTGCAGCAGATGACCAACTCGTTGAGCGGGTCTGATTTTGCCAGTACCCCCATGAGCA TAAATAGCGTGCAATCTCTTTCGAGAGACGACAAGACCCCAGTGGTGGAAACCATCTTCTCACCTCTAACGGACAAAACGAAATTAGTCAAGGCATTGCCGGCACCCAGACCTTCGGATTTTCTAGAGCCCGAAAGGGATGTTTATTCGGAAACGTGTTCCGAACTCTTGGAGCAATTGGAGGATGTGGAGGAAGAGGAGCCAGTAGAGAAGTCAACTTTACCAAAAGTTACCAGTTTTATCCCTAAGGCGGATGTGATGACTCATAGCAGTAAAAAGGAGGAGAATGTAGGAGGGAAGATAGCGACGAATTTGCCGCCATTGGAGTTGAATAAGGACCTGATTGAGACGCCCAAGAGTCAGCAGAAATCGACTACACCAG gtCAGGATCTTCTTGAATGGTGTAAAGAAATGACGAAAGATTACCCCGGTGTCAAAGTTACCAATTTGACTACGAGTTGGCGGAATGGAATGGCTTTTTGCGCCCTCATCCACCATTTTAAATCCGATTTAAT agaCTTTCACGCACTATCACCTCATGACATTAAAGCCAACTGCAAAACTGCCTTTGATGCGGGTGATAAATTGGGAATTCCCAGGGTTATCGAACCTTCGGACATGCATATGTTAGCTG TTCCCGATAAACTGGCCGTAATGACATATCTACACCAACTTCGAGCCCATTTCACAGGGCATCAACTGGAAGTCCAGCAAATCGGCCGTACTTCAGACGAAAGCAACTATGTTATTGGCAAATTTAACACCGATAAAGACACGGATATCACGAAACAAGTGTTCGGACAGGAAATTATTAATCTCAGGAAGTCAAAGCAAGGACGCAAGTCTTTGGAGAGGGAGATGAACATTGCTAATAAGGAAGAAGGAAAGGGAGATGCATCTAAGTTGAACTTGCCATTGAAAATTACTACAGAACCTTTGCCCTATAAAGAACAATCGCCTACTGCCGTTAAAGAGGGCTTCTTTGGGGGATCTAAGGGTTTAATAAACAAG gtGTCCTCGCCTACAAAAGAGAAGTCGCCACCTCAATGTCCGAAAAAGCAAGACGACAAGAAAGAAGTCCTAAAGCCTATTTTAATGACCCGCAGGGAATTTTCCGACCCTTTCGGATCAGACGAAGAAGAGGAAGCTTCACCCACTAGCACAAAAGTAAATGGCGACATTAATGGTTCTTCAAGTAGCACCGAAAGCAAGGATAAGGAAGATGTATTCGCGGACCTTCCAAAGCCAAACTTC CAAATCCTGATGCGACATTCGGAGCAACAGGAAAGGGCCCGAGCACTGCTGGAACAGGTCAAAAAGAACGGGTCCACTCCCACATCACCGAGTAAG ATGGAAGACGAAAGGCAGAGTCAGCTTCGCCAACGAGCGAGGCGATTGCTAGCTGAGGCGAGGAGAGGATCGGGGCCTACTACGGAAATCATCAGGGTTAGTCCGGAATCCATTAAAGCGTACACGGAAGCTGAGGAGAAATTAGATAGGTTAGGCGAAGAAATTGAACATTTGGAAAGGCAGAGTAGTACAG GGTCCGAAAAGAATGGGAATATTTTCTCAGAAGTACCTATAAGTAAAATCGAGGaatattcaaagaaatttagtCCAGCTAATAGCATCGATAGAACAGATCGAATAACGCCCGACAAGTTGCCAGACGATTTAGgtttaaaagaa ATGGGTATTGACGTCCATTCCTGGATAGACAAAGAAATGGAAGACTTGGAACGTGAACAAGGTGCCATCGACGAACAAGCGGCCCAGCTGGAAAAGCAGTTGAGGTCGGTGATGGAATCGGGTAACAGTAACGGGGAAGAGGAAGCCTTGATGGCGAAATGGTTTATGTTCGTCAATAAAAAGAATGCTCTTCTCAGAAGGCAGATGcaacttaatatttt GGAGAAAGAAGCCGACTATGAAACGCGCTACAAAATGCTGAACGAAGAATTAAGACAGATCGCTTCAATTGAGGATTGGAAGAAGACTGAAGAGCAACGGACAAGAGAACAGGTGCTTTTGGACGAACTTGTTCAGATTGTTAATAAGAGGGATGAATTGGTTCATCACTTGGATAGTCAGGAAAAAGC tatcGAAGACGATGAAATCATAGAAAAAGACCTGTCACACATAGAACTTCCCGCAAAGGATACGAATTGTGTTATCTCTTAA